The following proteins are co-located in the uncultured Draconibacterium sp. genome:
- a CDS encoding acyl-CoA dehydrogenase family protein, whose amino-acid sequence MANYYNDNSELKFHLNHPLMKEIVRLKERNYAFKEEFDFAPLDYEDAIDSYDRVLEVVGDICGNIVAENAESIDAEGPEVIDGHVKYARGTEENIKALRQAGLMGMSLPYKYDGLNFPIVPYIMAADIVSRADAGFVNIWGLQDCAETINEFASEEQKQKYLPRVCAGDTMAMDLTEPDAGSDLQAVQLKATWSEEKQTWLLNGVKRFITNGDGEISLVLARSEPGTKDGRGLSMFIYDKLDGGVTVRRIEHKMGIIGSPTCELVFKDAPGELVGSRKMGLIKYVMALMNGARLGIAAQSVGLCEAAYRESIIYAKERMQFGKAIIKFPAVYEMLTMMKAKLDASRTLLYETSRFVDMYKTYMHISEERKLEKEERDEMKKYQRLADIFTPLVKGMASEYSNQLAYDAVQIHGGSGFMKDYPVERIYRDARITSIYEGTTQLQVVAAIRGVTTGSYLSQIRVYEHEQVSPQLEYLKRTLIILTEDYEQAVKKVTALNDNEFIDFHARRLVEMAGHIIMSYLLLLDTNRDEMFMKSTKNYIKFAKAEIKAHAEYIRASELSDLGDFKMEL is encoded by the coding sequence ATGGCAAATTATTATAACGATAATAGCGAGTTAAAATTTCATTTGAATCACCCTTTAATGAAGGAGATCGTTCGTTTAAAAGAACGTAATTATGCTTTTAAAGAGGAATTCGATTTTGCTCCACTTGATTACGAAGATGCAATCGACAGTTACGACCGCGTGTTGGAAGTTGTAGGTGATATTTGTGGGAATATTGTTGCTGAAAATGCAGAGAGTATCGATGCTGAAGGTCCGGAAGTAATAGACGGCCACGTAAAATATGCCCGTGGAACCGAAGAAAACATTAAAGCTTTGCGTCAGGCAGGGTTAATGGGGATGTCGTTGCCATACAAGTACGATGGTTTGAACTTCCCGATTGTACCTTACATTATGGCGGCCGACATTGTTTCGCGAGCCGATGCAGGTTTTGTAAACATTTGGGGCCTGCAGGATTGTGCTGAAACCATTAACGAATTTGCTTCGGAAGAGCAAAAACAAAAATACTTACCACGTGTTTGTGCCGGCGATACAATGGCCATGGACCTTACCGAACCTGATGCAGGTTCCGATTTACAGGCGGTGCAGTTAAAAGCCACCTGGAGCGAAGAAAAACAAACCTGGTTGCTAAACGGTGTAAAACGTTTTATCACCAACGGCGATGGCGAAATTTCTTTGGTACTGGCGCGTTCTGAGCCGGGAACAAAAGACGGTCGTGGTTTGTCGATGTTTATTTACGATAAACTCGATGGTGGTGTAACCGTTCGTCGTATCGAGCACAAAATGGGTATTATTGGTTCGCCAACCTGCGAACTGGTTTTTAAAGATGCGCCCGGCGAATTGGTAGGTTCGCGTAAAATGGGACTGATTAAATACGTAATGGCGTTGATGAATGGTGCACGTTTGGGTATTGCTGCTCAATCGGTAGGTTTATGCGAGGCAGCGTATCGCGAATCAATCATTTATGCAAAAGAACGTATGCAGTTTGGTAAAGCCATTATTAAATTCCCGGCAGTTTACGAAATGCTTACCATGATGAAAGCAAAACTGGATGCATCGCGTACTTTGTTGTACGAAACATCGCGTTTTGTCGACATGTACAAAACTTATATGCACATTTCTGAAGAGCGTAAACTGGAGAAAGAGGAGCGCGATGAGATGAAAAAATACCAACGTTTGGCTGATATTTTTACTCCGCTTGTTAAAGGAATGGCAAGTGAATACAGTAACCAATTGGCTTACGACGCAGTTCAAATTCACGGTGGTTCAGGTTTTATGAAAGATTACCCGGTTGAACGTATTTACCGCGATGCACGTATTACTTCTATTTACGAAGGAACTACCCAGTTGCAGGTGGTAGCAGCCATCCGTGGGGTTACTACAGGCTCGTATCTGAGCCAGATTCGTGTTTACGAACACGAACAGGTTTCGCCTCAGTTGGAGTACTTAAAACGCACTTTAATTATTCTTACCGAAGATTACGAACAAGCCGTTAAAAAAGTAACTGCTTTAAACGACAATGAGTTTATCGATTTCCATGCGCGCAGACTGGTTGAAATGGCCGGACATATTATTATGAGCTATTTGTTGTTGTTGGATACCAACCGCGACGAAATGTTTATGAAATCGACCAAAAACTACATTAAATTTGCCAAGGCAGAAATTAAAGCACACGCCGAATACATCAGAGCTTCTGAATTAAGCGATTTGGGCGACTTTAAAATGGAATTGTAG
- a CDS encoding electron transfer flavoprotein subunit alpha/FixB family protein, producing MAATWDHVFRSALHSGLTADCTSLVIGDHFDKKQDKNYENLLYQIRPAFGGNIIATIINPDCRPQMATVREGVMKKEILDPKYKGKTVKMDVAKYVSDEDFVVEIIERHMEKSKVNVKGAPIVVAGGYGVGSKENFKLLYDLAEVLGGEVGASRAAVDSGYAGHERQIGQTGITVRPKLYIACGISGQIQHRAGMEDSAQIIAINTDPEAPINAIADYVITGDVAEIIPKMIKYYKQNTK from the coding sequence TTGGCCGCGACCTGGGACCACGTGTTTCGGTCGGCTTTGCACAGCGGATTAACAGCCGATTGTACAAGTTTGGTAATTGGCGATCATTTCGATAAAAAACAAGATAAAAATTACGAGAACCTTCTATACCAGATTCGTCCGGCTTTTGGAGGAAACATTATTGCTACCATTATAAATCCTGATTGTCGTCCGCAAATGGCAACGGTTCGTGAGGGTGTAATGAAAAAAGAAATTCTCGATCCAAAATACAAGGGTAAAACCGTAAAAATGGACGTAGCCAAATATGTGAGCGACGAAGATTTTGTTGTTGAGATTATCGAGCGCCACATGGAGAAAAGCAAGGTGAACGTAAAAGGTGCACCTATTGTTGTTGCCGGTGGTTATGGTGTTGGCTCAAAAGAAAACTTCAAACTATTGTACGATTTAGCTGAAGTATTGGGTGGCGAAGTTGGTGCTTCGCGTGCTGCTGTTGATTCGGGTTATGCCGGTCACGAACGTCAGATCGGACAAACCGGTATTACCGTTCGTCCAAAACTATACATCGCCTGTGGTATTTCGGGGCAAATTCAGCACCGCGCAGGAATGGAAGATTCAGCACAAATTATTGCAATTAATACCGATCCTGAGGCTCCTATTAATGCAATTGCCGATTATGTAATTACCGGCGATGTTGCTGAGATCATTCCTAAAATGATTAAGTATTATAAACAGAACACCAAGTAG
- a CDS encoding electron transfer flavoprotein subunit beta/FixA family protein has product MKAYNIIVLAKQVPDTRNVGKDAMKADGTINRAVLPAIFNPEDLNALEQALRIKDEYPESKINILTMGPGRAADIIREGLYRGADGGILLTDRAFAGSDTLATSYAIGQALKKMGNIDIIVAGRQAIDGDTAQVGPQVAEKLNMLQITYVEEIVELKDKSITVKRRLENGVETVKCPLPLVMTVNGSAPDCRARNAKRLMTYKHAKTVTELQKENEDYTHLYNDRPGLNIQEWTVNDIETDASQLGLTGSPTKVKSIENVVLQAKDSKVISSSDADIEGMMIELLTSHTIG; this is encoded by the coding sequence ATGAAAGCTTATAATATTATTGTTTTGGCCAAACAGGTTCCTGATACCAGAAATGTGGGAAAAGACGCAATGAAAGCTGATGGTACCATTAACCGGGCTGTATTACCTGCCATCTTCAATCCTGAAGATTTAAATGCATTGGAGCAGGCACTTCGTATTAAAGATGAATACCCTGAATCTAAAATCAATATTCTAACCATGGGACCCGGAAGGGCTGCCGATATAATTCGCGAAGGATTGTATCGTGGAGCTGACGGTGGAATTTTGCTTACCGACAGAGCATTTGCCGGATCGGATACCTTGGCAACTTCGTATGCCATTGGACAGGCGCTGAAAAAAATGGGCAATATTGATATTATTGTGGCAGGTCGCCAGGCAATTGATGGCGATACCGCTCAGGTTGGACCTCAGGTTGCCGAAAAACTCAACATGTTGCAAATTACTTATGTTGAGGAAATCGTTGAATTGAAAGACAAATCAATAACTGTAAAACGTCGATTGGAAAACGGAGTGGAAACAGTTAAATGTCCCTTGCCTTTGGTAATGACTGTGAATGGTTCGGCACCCGATTGCAGAGCACGTAATGCAAAACGTTTGATGACATACAAACATGCCAAAACGGTTACTGAGTTGCAAAAGGAAAACGAAGATTATACGCACTTATACAACGACCGTCCGGGATTGAATATTCAGGAATGGACAGTTAACGATATAGAAACTGATGCTTCACAACTTGGTTTAACGGGCTCACCTACCAAAGTGAAATCGATTGAGAATGTAGTTCTTCAGGCAAAAGATTCGAAAGTAATTTCTTCTTCTGACGCTGATATTGAAGGAATGATGATTGAATTATTAACTAGTCACACAATCGGCTAA
- a CDS encoding DUF3467 domain-containing protein — MEDNKQKSQQINIELSEEVAQGTYSNLAVITHSSSEFVVDFVRIMPGIPKANVKSRVILTPEHAKRLLLALQDNIKKFEAMHGPIKNVKPGSDPMMPPMNFGGPTAQA; from the coding sequence ATGGAAGATAACAAACAAAAATCGCAACAAATAAATATTGAATTGAGTGAAGAAGTAGCACAGGGAACGTATTCGAACCTTGCTGTTATTACGCATTCAAGCTCAGAGTTTGTAGTTGATTTTGTCCGGATTATGCCGGGTATTCCAAAAGCAAATGTAAAATCGAGAGTCATTTTAACACCGGAACACGCCAAACGTTTATTATTGGCTTTGCAGGATAACATTAAAAAGTTTGAAGCAATGCATGGTCCGATAAAAAATGTGAAGCCGGGTTCAGATCCAATGATGCCACCAATGAATTTTGGCGGTCCAACAGCACAAGCATAG
- the rpoC gene encoding DNA-directed RNA polymerase subunit beta', producing MAFKKDNKAKSSFSKVSVSLSSPEEILERSFGEVLKPETINYRTYKPERDGLFCERIFGPVKDYECHCGKYKRIRYKGIVCDRCGVEVTEKKVRRERMGHISLVVPVAHIWYFKSLPNKIGYLLGLPTKKLDTIIYYERYVVINAGVKASDGVKNLDFLTEEEYLDILDTLPKENQFLDDDDPNKFIAKMGAEALFDILGRLELDSLSYDLRHKANTETSQQRKNEALKRLQVVEAFRASKNLNRPEWMIVRVVPVIPPDLRPLVPLDGGRFATSDLNDLYRRVIIRNNRLKRLIEIKAPEVILRNEKRMLQEAVDSLFDNSRKANAVKTENNRALKSLSDSLKGKQGRFRQNLLGKRVDYSARSVIVVGPKLRIHECGIPKDMAAELYKPFVIRKLIERGIVKTVKSAKKIVDRKDPVVWEILENVLKGHPVMLNRAPTLHRLSIQAFQPVLIEGKAIQLHPLVCTGFNADFDGDQMAVHLPLGNAAILEAQLLMLASHNLLNPANGAPIQVPSQDMVLGLYYMTKPRKGSRGEGMIFYSAEEVKIAYEEKAIDLHAIIKVKVQDIDENGKYFKHIIETTVGRVLFNEYVPEQAGYINQILTKKSLRTIITDVFNSSGNAITVNFLDDIKNLGYTMAYRGGLSFNLGDVIIPENKTSIVEEGYAEVEEVMNNYNMGFITNNERYNQVIDIWTHANAKLTQSVMNTISTDRQGFNSIYMMLDSGARGSKEQIRQLCGMRGLMAKPQKSGSTGSQIIENPILANFKEGLSVLEYFISTHGARKGLADTALKTADAGYLTRRLVDVAQDVIISEDDCGTLRGLIAADVKNNEEIVASLYERIIGRTCVHDIYHPLNGELIIKSGEEITEAIAKVIEDSPIESVEIRSVLTCESKVGVCAKCYGRNLATGKKVQKGEATGVIAAQSIGEPGTQLTLRTFHVGGIAGNISAQSTVESKYDGYAEIEELRAVSYKNDAGQEMEIVVSRLAELKIIDKNTNIPLSTHPLPYGSKLYVKNGEEIRKGTLVCEWDPFNGVIITEFDGKVEFENLIDGITYREESDEQTGYSERVIIETRDKTKNPTLKIVDKDGSMIRSYNLPVGGHISVDNGQKVEAGTVLVKIPRAAGKAGDITGGLPRVTELFEARNPSNPAVVSEVDGEVSLGKIKRGNREIIVTTKNDDVKKYLVPLSRQILVQENDYIRAGTPLSDGATTPSDILAIKGPTAVQEYILNEVQDVYRMQGVKINDKHFEIIIRQMMRKVEIVDPGDTRFLEKQIVDKNEFFSENDWIYAKKVVVDEGDAEGLKAGQIISARRLRDENSQLRRRDKKLVESRDAIPATSSQVLQGITRAALQTRSWLSAASFQETTKVLNEAAINGKVDYLDGLKENVICGHLIPAGTGLKEYKNLVVGSKSEYDRLVDSRHND from the coding sequence ATGGCATTCAAAAAAGATAATAAAGCAAAAAGTAGTTTCTCAAAAGTTTCGGTAAGCCTTTCGTCTCCTGAAGAAATTCTGGAGAGATCGTTTGGTGAAGTACTGAAACCAGAAACAATTAACTACAGAACATATAAGCCAGAACGTGACGGTTTATTTTGTGAACGTATTTTTGGACCTGTAAAAGACTACGAATGCCATTGCGGTAAATACAAACGAATTCGATACAAAGGAATTGTTTGCGACCGTTGTGGTGTAGAAGTTACAGAGAAAAAAGTGCGTCGCGAAAGAATGGGACACATTTCGTTGGTTGTTCCTGTAGCGCACATTTGGTATTTCAAATCGTTGCCAAACAAAATTGGTTATTTACTTGGTTTACCAACTAAAAAACTCGATACAATTATTTACTACGAACGTTATGTAGTAATAAATGCAGGTGTAAAAGCCTCTGATGGTGTTAAAAACCTCGACTTTTTAACTGAAGAAGAATATTTGGATATTTTGGATACACTTCCGAAAGAAAATCAATTTCTTGACGACGACGATCCAAATAAATTTATTGCGAAAATGGGTGCCGAAGCGCTTTTCGATATTCTGGGAAGACTGGAATTAGATTCGCTTTCGTATGATTTACGCCATAAAGCAAATACCGAAACTTCGCAACAACGTAAAAACGAAGCGTTAAAAAGACTACAGGTTGTTGAAGCATTCAGGGCAAGTAAAAACCTAAACCGTCCGGAATGGATGATTGTTAGGGTTGTACCTGTTATTCCTCCTGATTTGCGTCCTTTAGTGCCACTCGATGGTGGTCGTTTTGCAACATCAGATTTAAATGACCTTTACCGCAGGGTAATTATCCGTAACAACCGTTTAAAACGTTTGATCGAGATTAAAGCTCCTGAGGTAATCTTAAGAAATGAAAAACGAATGTTGCAGGAAGCTGTGGATTCGTTATTCGATAACTCAAGAAAAGCAAACGCTGTAAAAACAGAAAATAACCGTGCTTTAAAATCACTATCTGATAGTTTGAAAGGTAAGCAAGGTCGTTTCCGTCAGAACCTTTTGGGTAAACGTGTTGACTATTCTGCACGTTCGGTAATTGTTGTTGGTCCTAAACTTAGGATTCACGAATGCGGTATCCCAAAAGATATGGCTGCAGAACTTTACAAACCTTTTGTGATTCGTAAATTAATCGAACGAGGTATTGTAAAAACTGTAAAATCGGCGAAAAAAATCGTTGACAGAAAAGATCCTGTAGTTTGGGAAATTCTTGAAAACGTATTAAAAGGACATCCTGTTATGCTGAACAGGGCGCCCACGCTTCACAGGCTTTCAATTCAGGCTTTCCAGCCGGTTTTGATCGAAGGAAAAGCAATTCAGCTTCACCCGTTGGTATGTACCGGTTTTAACGCCGACTTCGATGGTGACCAGATGGCAGTTCACCTTCCGTTAGGAAACGCTGCAATTTTGGAAGCACAGTTGTTAATGCTGGCTTCGCACAACCTACTGAACCCTGCAAATGGTGCACCTATTCAGGTACCATCTCAGGATATGGTTCTTGGTCTGTATTACATGACCAAACCACGCAAAGGTTCACGCGGAGAAGGAATGATTTTCTATTCAGCCGAAGAAGTTAAAATTGCATACGAAGAAAAAGCAATTGATCTTCACGCAATTATTAAAGTTAAAGTTCAGGACATTGACGAAAATGGCAAATACTTTAAGCATATAATTGAAACTACGGTTGGTAGAGTGTTGTTTAATGAATATGTTCCTGAACAAGCAGGATATATTAATCAAATTCTAACCAAAAAATCGTTACGTACAATTATCACGGATGTGTTTAACTCAAGTGGTAATGCCATTACAGTTAACTTCCTCGACGATATTAAAAACCTTGGTTATACCATGGCATACCGTGGTGGTTTGTCGTTCAACCTTGGTGATGTTATTATTCCTGAAAATAAAACAAGTATTGTTGAAGAAGGATATGCCGAAGTTGAAGAGGTTATGAACAACTACAACATGGGTTTCATTACCAATAACGAACGTTACAACCAGGTTATTGATATTTGGACACATGCCAACGCAAAACTTACTCAGTCGGTAATGAATACCATTAGTACCGACCGTCAGGGATTCAACTCAATTTATATGATGCTTGACTCCGGGGCGAGGGGTTCGAAAGAACAGATTCGTCAGTTATGCGGTATGAGGGGTTTGATGGCAAAACCACAAAAATCAGGTTCTACAGGTTCGCAAATTATTGAAAACCCAATTCTTGCAAACTTTAAAGAAGGTCTTTCGGTACTTGAGTACTTTATTTCTACTCACGGTGCGCGTAAAGGTTTGGCGGATACGGCGCTTAAAACTGCTGATGCAGGATACCTGACCCGTCGTTTGGTTGATGTGGCACAAGATGTTATTATCTCTGAAGACGATTGCGGAACATTACGTGGATTGATTGCTGCTGATGTGAAAAACAACGAAGAAATTGTTGCTTCACTTTACGAAAGAATCATTGGACGTACTTGTGTTCACGATATTTATCACCCCTTAAATGGTGAGTTAATTATCAAGTCGGGAGAAGAAATTACAGAAGCAATTGCCAAAGTAATTGAAGACTCTCCAATCGAATCAGTTGAGATTCGTTCGGTACTTACCTGCGAATCAAAAGTTGGTGTTTGCGCCAAGTGTTACGGACGTAACCTGGCTACCGGTAAGAAAGTTCAGAAAGGGGAAGCAACCGGAGTTATTGCAGCTCAGTCGATTGGTGAACCAGGAACACAGCTTACACTTCGTACTTTCCACGTAGGGGGTATTGCAGGTAACATTTCAGCACAGTCAACTGTTGAATCGAAATATGACGGTTACGCCGAAATCGAAGAATTACGTGCTGTTTCGTACAAAAACGATGCAGGCCAGGAAATGGAAATCGTAGTTAGTCGTTTGGCTGAACTTAAAATTATTGATAAAAACACAAACATTCCACTTTCTACTCATCCACTTCCATATGGTTCTAAACTGTATGTGAAAAATGGAGAAGAGATCAGAAAAGGAACTTTGGTTTGTGAATGGGACCCATTTAACGGTGTAATTATTACTGAGTTTGATGGAAAAGTAGAATTTGAGAACTTGATTGATGGTATTACATACCGTGAAGAATCGGATGAACAAACCGGTTATAGCGAGCGTGTAATAATTGAAACAAGGGATAAAACGAAGAACCCAACTTTAAAAATCGTTGATAAAGACGGAAGTATGATTCGTTCGTACAACCTTCCGGTTGGTGGACACATTTCGGTTGACAACGGTCAAAAAGTTGAAGCAGGTACTGTTTTGGTGAAAATTCCTCGTGCTGCTGGTAAAGCAGGCGATATCACCGGTGGTCTTCCACGTGTAACCGAGCTGTTTGAAGCGCGTAACCCATCGAATCCTGCGGTAGTTTCGGAGGTTGATGGTGAAGTTTCATTGGGTAAGATTAAACGTGGTAACCGCGAAATCATCGTAACAACTAAAAACGATGATGTTAAAAAATACCTGGTTCCGCTTTCACGTCAGATTCTTGTTCAGGAAAACGATTATATCAGAGCGGGTACTCCTCTTTCAGACGGAGCAACTACTCCATCCGATATCCTTGCAATTAAAGGGCCTACAGCTGTTCAGGAGTACATCTTGAACGAAGTTCAGGACGTTTACCGTATGCAGGGTGTGAAAATTAACGATAAACACTTTGAAATCATCATTCGTCAAATGATGCGTAAAGTAGAAATTGTTGATCCGGGTGATACACGTTTCCTTGAAAAACAAATCGTTGATAAAAACGAATTCTTCTCAGAAAACGACTGGATTTACGCTAAAAAAGTAGTTGTTGACGAAGGTGATGCTGAAGGCTTAAAAGCGGGTCAGATTATTTCTGCACGACGACTAAGAGACGAAAATTCTCAGTTGAGAAGACGAGATAAAAAACTGGTTGAATCAAGGGATGCAATTCCTGCAACTTCAAGTCAGGTTCTACAAGGAATCACAAGAGCTGCACTACAAACACGTAGTTGGTTGTCGGCAGCATCGTTCCAGGAAACCACAAAAGTATTGAACGAAGCCGCAATTAACGGTAAAGTTGACTATCTGGATGGATTGAAAGAGAACGTTATTTGTGGACACCTTATTCCGGCTGGTACAGGTTTAAAAGAATACAAAAACCTTGTGGTAGGTTCGAAATCGGAATACGACAGGTTGGTAGATTCAAGACATAACGATTAA